One genomic segment of Musa acuminata AAA Group cultivar baxijiao chromosome BXJ3-3, Cavendish_Baxijiao_AAA, whole genome shotgun sequence includes these proteins:
- the LOC135633588 gene encoding dual specificity protein kinase YAK1 homolog isoform X1, whose translation MDGGGIGKNKPQAFRPCESSQSSSGPSLVFGESCATAKRSLVEKLTKGIVETYRKCNPGFKYSNASNWKRFLTNPSTGVKNDGYDNAYSDLILYVNLVLCSGSKQRYIVKDILGQGTFAQVAKCWDMETNKYVAIKIIKNQPQYYRHGVFEVHILSMLNQKLDPDDEHHIVRMLDYFLFQNHLCISFEMLGSNLYELIKEKKHNGFTLDVIQDLCKQILDALIITRYAGIIHCDLKPENILICTSEKPQKIKVIDFGSACFMSKTIYTYIQSRYYRSPEVLLGYPYTIAIDMWSLGCIVAELYLGFPLFPGESQFDVLKRMTEILGDQPPDNLLRNATKTNNFFKHVGSINQLVDDQSVKINSSAYQILNEEEFEIRGLKRPKIGKKYFSFVKLEDIVAEKAYRKNLPDEQFDKESAMCLALVDFLRGLLEFDPAKRWSPLQASHHPFVTREPFLFLYKPLPETPLTPVSHALQVEHDPRQGHQLAAGLSPEVASINKYLPQNSSKVLLAPSSYESSYGSSESHGSYNYSASLGSGCRSYSLKNSMLDYSPVHSSLFQSAKTGGSVLGVSADARHVPVCHGNGFGVTPSYNFWPTSLGASPSQFTYPSLKVQESKMFQGEYACHSPAEGSFHDFPWGKASKFVREGKHAYNGSLGIQPHENSFKYYHGLCDDETSSSYEDSNHQRFVSSSTFSAFHHSNNRTQEVSWDKPESSYLPFGPGDWDPNYSDESLVQGDCSEINSLALGFDSVICLGCSIDLSNQTSGIGTSPLNHQQALVGSNYMYADARNPPVIQGLHGGYAHPVSLPHSVSQSAQNTPRHFGQQYFQQFNHPHTMHTHNLWNHQKAQGR comes from the exons ATGGATGGGGGAGGGATTGGAAAGAACAAGCCGCAGGCGTTCCGTCCTTGTGAATCGTCGCAATCTTCCTCCGGACCCTCTCTGGTTTTCGGCGAATCTTGCGCGACTGCGAAACGATCT CTAGTTGAAAAGCTAACCAAAGGCATAGTTGAAACATACCGCAAATGCAACCCTGGTTTCAAGTACTCTAATGCATCGAACTGGAAGCGCTTCCTTACAAATCCTTCTACTGGAGTGAAAAATGATGGCTATGACAATGCATATTCAGATCTTATTTTGTACGTAAATCTTGTATTGTGTTCAGGCTCGAAACAGAG GTACATTGTTAAAGACATACTTGGCCAAGGTACATTTGCTCAGGTTGCTAAATGTTGGGACATGGAGACCAACAAGTATGTTGCCATTAAGATTATCAAAAATCAGCCTCAGTATTATCGACATGGAGTATTTGAAGTCCATATTCTGTCAATG CTCAATCAAAAGCTTGATCCTGATGATGAGCATCACATTGTGCGCATGCTTGactattttttatttcaaaatcatcTTTGCATTTCGTTTGAAATGCTTGGGTCAAATCT GTATGagctaataaaagaaaaaaagcataATGGATTTACATTGGATGTCATACAAGACTTGTGTAAGCAG ATCTTGGATGCATTAATCATCACAAGATATGCTGGTATTATCCATTGTGATTTGAAGCCAGAGAATATCCTTATATGTACAAG TGAGAAACCACAAAAAATTAAAGTAATTGATTTTGGGTCGGCTTGCTTCATGAGTAAGACAATATACACATACATTCAG AGTCGTTATTACAGGTCTCCAGAAGTTCTCCTTGGCTACCC ATATACAATTGCCATTGATATGTGGTCACTTGGGTGCATTGTTGCTGAGTTGTACTTGGGTTTCCCTTTGTTTCCTGGGGAGTCACAATTTGATGTTCTAAAGAGGATGACTGAAATACTTGG TGATCAGCCTCCTGATAATCTCCTTAGGAATGCAACCAAgacaaataatttctttaaacatGTTGGTAGCATAAACCAGTTGGTGGATGACCAGTCTGTCAAGATAAACAGCAGCGCTTACCAAATTCTAAATGAAGAGGAATTTGAAATT AGGGGATTAAAAAGGCCAAagataggaaaaaaatatttcagTTTTGTGAAACTTGAAGATATCGTTGCAGAAAAAGCTTACAGGAAAAACTTGCCAGATGAACAATTTGACAAAG AAAGTGCAATGTGCTTGGCATTGGTTGATTTCTTAAGGGGCCTTCTTGAGTTTGATCCTGCCAAACGATGGTCACCTTTGCAG GCTTCACACCATCCATTTGTTACTAGAGAACCCTTTTTGTTCCTTTACAAACCTCTTCCAGAGACTCCACTCACT CCAGTTTCTCATGCTCTTCAAGTGGAACATGATCCGAGGCAAGGACACCAGCTAGCAGCTGGTCTCTCTCCAGAG GTTGCAAGTATTAACAAATATCTTCCACAGAATAGCTCTAAGGTTTTACTGGCGCCTTCATCCTATGAAAGTAGTTATGGCAGCTCAGAAAGCCATGGAAGCTATAATTATAGTGCTAGTCTTGGAAGTGGTTGCAGAAGTTATTCATTAAAAAATAGCATGTTGGATTACTCACCAGTCCATTCTTCCCTTTTCCAAAGTGCTAAAACAGGGGGATCTGTCCTTGGTGTTAGTGCGGATGCTAGACATGTTCCAGTCTGTCATGGGAATGGTTTTGGTGTAACTCCTAGTTACAATTTCTGGCCAACGTCCCTAGGAGCCAGCCCCTCTCAATTTACTTATCCAAGCTTGAAAGTCCAAGAATCAAAAATGTTTCAAGGAGAGTATGCTTGCCATTCCCCAGCAGAAGGCAGCTTTCATGATTTTCCATGGGGCAAAGCTTCTAAATTTGTTAGAGAAGGCAAACATGCCTATAATGGATCGTTGGGTATTCAACCTCATGAAAATTCATTCAAGTACTATCATGGCCTTTGTGATGATGAGACGAGCTCTAGTTATGAAGACTCAAATCATCAAAGATTTGTAAGTTCTAGTACTTTTTCAGCCTTTCATCATTCTAACAACAGGACACAAG AAGTGTCATGGGACAAGCCTGAATCAAGTTACTTACCATTTGGTCCTGGAGATTGGGATCCCAATTATAG TGATGAATCCTTGGTTCAAGGAGATTGCTCTGAGATCAATTCTCTGGCTTTAGGGTTTGACAGTGTTATCTGCCTTGGTTGCTCAATCGATTTGAGTAATCAAACAAGTGGAATTGGTACTTCCCCCTTGAACCATCAACAGGCACTTGTGGGCTCAAATTATATGTATGCAGATGCAAG GAATCCCCCTGTTATTCAGGGCTTGCACGGTGGATATGCACATCCGGTGTCTCTTCCACATTCTGTATCTCAAAGTGCACAAAACACACCCAGGCATTTTGGACAACAGTATTTTCAGCAATTTAATCACCCGCATACAATGCATACTCATAATCTGTGGAATCATCAGAAGGCGCAG GGGAGATAG